A stretch of Buteo buteo chromosome 9, bButBut1.hap1.1, whole genome shotgun sequence DNA encodes these proteins:
- the CLDN20 gene encoding claudin-20 has translation MASASLQFFAFILALFGVFGDITATLLPNWKVNADVGSNIITAITQMQGLWMDCTWYSTGMFSCTLKYSVLSLPVYIQAARTTMVLSCILSVFGICITTVGMKCTKLGGDPDSKSHACFAGGVCFILAGIFGLVPTSWYTREIISNFLDQTIPESSKHEPGGAVYTGFISAAFLLIAGVIFCTSCFKKQQGAWIYHPKQHHFPSTEQESNAGYNLKDYV, from the coding sequence ATGGCATCAGCAAGTCtgcagttctttgcttttattctggCCTTGTTTGGTGTTTTTGGAGATATCACCGCCACCTTGCTACCCAACTGGAAGGTAAATGCAGATGTTGGTTCAAATATCATAACAGCTATAACCCAGATGCAAGGGCTTTGGATGGACTGCACATGGTACAGCACTGGGATGTTTAGCTGTACCCTGAAATACTCCGTTCTCTCTCTCCCCGTCTACATCCAGGCTGCACGGACCACCATGGTACTGTCTTGTATCCTATCAGTCTTTGGGATCTGCATCACTACAGTTGGAATGAAATGCACaaagttgggaggggacccTGACAGCAAGAGTCATGCTTGTTTTGCTGGAGGAGTCTGTTTCATTCTTGCAGGAATCTTTGGATTAGTACCAACATCCTGGTACACGagggaaattatttcaaattttctggACCAGACCATTCCAGAGAGCAGTAAACATGAACCAGGAGGAGCTGTTTATACAGGATTCATTTCAGCAGCGTTTCTGCTTATTGCAGGTGTAATCTTCTGCacttcctgttttaaaaagcagcaaggagCATGGATTTACCATCCAAAGCAGCACCATTTTCCATCCACGGAGCAGGAGAGCAACGCAGGTTACAACCTGAAGGACTATGTATAA